The Strigops habroptila isolate Jane chromosome 13 unlocalized genomic scaffold, bStrHab1.2.pri S16, whole genome shotgun sequence genome window below encodes:
- the RPL23A gene encoding 60S ribosomal protein L23a — MAPKAKKEAVPPKTEAKAKALKAKKAVLKGVHSHKKKKIRTSPTFRRPKTLRLRRQPKYPRKSAPRRNKLDHYAIIKFPLTTESAMKKIEDNNTLVFIVDVKANKHQIKQAVKKLYDIDVAKVNTLIRPDGEKKAYVRLAPDYDALDVANKIGII, encoded by the exons ATGGCGCCCAAGGCGAAGAAGGAGG CTGTGCCTCCGAAGACAGAGGCGAAGGCGAAGGCGCTGAAGGCCAAGAAGGCCGTCCTGAAGGGGGTCCACAGTCACAAGAAGAAGAAGATCCGCACATCACCCACCTTCCGCAGGCCCAAGACCCTGCGGCTGCGGCGGCAGCCCAAGTACCCCCGGAAGAGCGCCCCACGGAGAAACAA GCTGGACCATTATGCTATTATCAAGTTCCCTCTGACCACAGAGTCTGCCATGAAGAAGATAGAGGATAACAACACTCTGGTTTTCATCGTGGACGTCAAGGCAAACAAGCACCAGATCAAACAGGCTGTCAAGAAGCTTTATGATATTGATGTGGCCAAGGTCAACACGTTGATTAG GCCTGATGGAGAGAAGAAGGCTTATGTCCGGCTGGCTCCAGATTATGATGCGCTGGATGTGGCCAACAAG ATTGGAATCATCTAA
- the RAB34 gene encoding ras-related protein Rab-34, producing the protein MNILAPVRRDRVITDLPPCFRKEAALHTRSSFHPTVSSACQEQRTGTVGFKISKIIVVGDLSVGKTCLINRFCKDTFDKNYKATIGVDFEMERFEVLGVPFSLQLWDTAGQERFKCIASTYYRGAQAIVIVFDVNDVASLEHTRQWLADALKENDPSNVILFLVGSKKDLSTPAQYNLMEKDALKVAQEMQAEYWAVSSLTGENVRDFFFRVAALTFESSVLAELERSSARRIGDTVRISSNESDLYLSAPRKKPKCCQ; encoded by the exons ATGAACATCCTGGCTCCGGTCCGCAGGGACAGGGTCATCACCGACCTGCCCCCG TGCTTTCGGAAGGAGGCCGCCCTGCACACCCGCTCCTCCTTCCACCCCACCGTGTCCAGCGCCTGCCAGGAGCAGCGGACGGGCACCGTGGG GTTCAAGATCTCCAAGATCATCGTGGTGGGGGACCTCTCGGTGGGGAAGACGTGTCTGATCAACCG ATTTTGCAAGGACACCTTCGACAAGAACTACAAGGCGACCATCGGGGTGGATTTTGAGATGGAGCGGTTCGAGGTGCTGGGGGTGCCCTTCAGCCTGCAGCT GTGGGACACGGCCGGGCAGGAGCGCTTCAAGTGCATCGCATCCACCTACTACCGGGGAGCACAAG ccaTCGTGATTGTCTTTGATGTCAACGATGTGGCATCCCTGGAGCACACGCG GCAGTGGCTGGCTGATGCCCTGAAGGAGAACGACCCATCCAACGTGATCCTCTTCTTGGTGGGCTCCAAGAAGGACTTGAGC ACACCAGCGCAGTACAACCTGATGGAGAAGGATGCTCTCAAGGTGGCCCAGGAGATGCAGGCAGAGTACTGGGCTGTCTCCTCCCTCACCG GGGAGAACGTGAGGGATTTCTTCTTCCGTGTGGCTGCATTGACCTTTGAGAGCAGCGTGTTGGCTGAGCTGGAGCGCAGCAGCGCCCGCAGGATCGGCGACACCGTGC GGATCAGCAGCAACGAGAGCGACCTGTACCTGTCAGCGCCCCGCAAGAAACCCAAGTGCTGCCAGTGA
- the LOC115601939 gene encoding adenine phosphoribosyltransferase-like isoform X2, producing the protein MDLCHVPATREKGWYLALMAPNVKGPNYAWLDPSRLYCHPQGLQDCVADLLQPFQGDTIDMVAGIDAMGFILGSAAAAVLQKGFLAIRKAGHLCVQTVAQPYTDYSGREKVMEVRTDAISPGLRILLVDQWIETGGTMRAAIQLVERLGGVPAGVAAICIEDSEGGRWIQEHYKCSHCVPLRLQPRFDHHQFGWD; encoded by the exons ATGGACCTGTGCCATGTCCCTGCCACCCGGGAGAAGGGCTGGTACCTGGCGCTGATGGCTCCCAATGTCAAGGGTCCCAACTACGCATGGCTGGACCCCTCCCGGCTCTACTGCCACCCGCAA GGCCTGCAGGACTGTGTGGCGGAcctgctgcagcccttccaAGGGGACACCATTGACATGGTGGCTGGTATTGATGCCATGGGCTTCATCCTGG gctctgctgctgccgctgtgctgcagaaaggcTTCCTGGCCATCCGCAAAGCCGGGCACCTCTGCGTGCAGACAGTGGCACAGCCCTACACCGACTACTCCGGCAGAGAGAAGGTGATGGAGGTCCGCACCGACGCCATCTCGCCTG GTCTGCGCATCCTCCTGGTGGACCAGTGGATTGAAACTGGGGGCACCATGAGAGCGGCCATTCAGCTGGTGGAGCGGCTGGGGG GTGTCCCTGCAGGCGTCGCTGCCATCTGCATTGAGGACAGCGAGGGCGGACGGTGGATCCAGGAGCACTACAAGTGCTCCCACTGCGTCCCCCTGCGCCTGCAGCCCCGCTTCGACCACCACCAGTTCGGCTGGGACTGA
- the PROCA1 gene encoding protein PROCA1 gives MCDPALLRRLLLLLLLLLLAAAPRAAPGTGAGRPRARRGLTYPGTLWCGAGSNADAYEQLGEHRDTDRCCRDHDHCQHVIHPFTARYGYRNLRWHTISHCDCDRRLKECLRRVNDTASRVVGQAFFNVIQVPCFEFTYKEECVEPYLYVWCKAYNTVAIAVPREPVLYEFGGELIDRAARPGGVPLSPPWSSIDGEAIPREHHVPAHPPSSRKGARKERKKTDKKKKGKGLRKKSSSENMELSDAAAVVPPQPPAGQDPWVLLPHLEAANTILNDAPLQEGLDKDPATPSPVPTTSGKRRRKERNRKKRLKSRAEAQPAREPRS, from the exons ATGTGCGACCCGGCGCTGCTCCGCcgcctcctgctgctgctgctgctgctgctgttggcagcCGCCCCCCGAGCGGCCCCCGGCACCGGAGCGGggcggccccgcgcccgccgcggGCTCACCTACCCCGGCACGCTGTGGTGCGGCGCCGGCAGCAACGCGGATGCCTACGAGCAGCTGG GGGAGCACCGGGACACGGACCGGTGCTGCCGGGACCATGACCACTGCCAGCACGTCATCCACCCCTTCACCGCGCGCTACGGGTACCGCAACCTGCGCTGGCACACCATCAGCCACTGCGACTGCGACCGCAG GTTGAAGGAATGCCTGCGGCGGGTGAACGACACGGCCTCACGGGTGGTGGGTCAGGCCTTCTTCAACGTCATCCAGGTGCCCTGCTTTGAGTTCACCTACAAGGAGGAGTGTGTGGAGCCCTACCTCTATGTCTG GTGTAAGGCGTACAACACGGTGGCCATCGCGGTGCCCAGGGAGCCGGTGCTGTATGAATTCGGTGGGGAGCTCATTGACCGGGCAGCAAGGCCTGGGGGGGTCCCTCTGAGCCCCCCTTGGAGCAGCATTGATGGAGAAGCCATCCCAAGGGAGCATCATGTGCCTGCTCACCCGCCCTCATCCCGCAAGGGAgccaggaaggagaggaagaagacagacaagaagaagaaggggaaaggcctgagaaagaaaagctcttccGAAAACATGGAGCTGAGCGATGCTGCAGCAGTTGTCCCACCTCAGCCCCCCGCAGGGCAGGATCCATgggtcctgctgccacacttGGAAGCAGCCAATACCATCCTGAATGATGCCCCACTGCAGGAGGGCTTGGACAAGGATCCAGCCACCCCATCCCCGGTTCCAACAACCAgcgggaagaggaggaggaaggagaggaacaggaagaagaggctgaagagcagagctgaggcaCAGCCTGCACGAGAGCCGCGGTCCTGA
- the LOC115601939 gene encoding adenine phosphoribosyltransferase-like isoform X1, protein MDLCHVPATREKGWYLALMAPNVKGPNYAWLDPSRLYCHPQGLQDCVADLLQPFQGDTIDMVAGIDAMGFILGSAAAAVLQKGFLAIRKAGHLCVQTVAQPYTDYSGREKVMEVRTDAISPGLRILLVDQWIETGGTMRAAIQLVERLGGGRGRRRCHLH, encoded by the exons ATGGACCTGTGCCATGTCCCTGCCACCCGGGAGAAGGGCTGGTACCTGGCGCTGATGGCTCCCAATGTCAAGGGTCCCAACTACGCATGGCTGGACCCCTCCCGGCTCTACTGCCACCCGCAA GGCCTGCAGGACTGTGTGGCGGAcctgctgcagcccttccaAGGGGACACCATTGACATGGTGGCTGGTATTGATGCCATGGGCTTCATCCTGG gctctgctgctgccgctgtgctgcagaaaggcTTCCTGGCCATCCGCAAAGCCGGGCACCTCTGCGTGCAGACAGTGGCACAGCCCTACACCGACTACTCCGGCAGAGAGAAGGTGATGGAGGTCCGCACCGACGCCATCTCGCCTG GTCTGCGCATCCTCCTGGTGGACCAGTGGATTGAAACTGGGGGCACCATGAGAGCGGCCATTCAGCTGGTGGAGCGGCTGGGGGGGGGTCGTGGCAG GCGTCGCTGCCATCTGCATTGA